The Cygnus olor isolate bCygOlo1 chromosome 33 unlocalized genomic scaffold, bCygOlo1.pri.v2 SUPER_33A, whole genome shotgun sequence genomic interval GATGACGTCACCGAGGACGTGCCCAGAGAGGGGGGCGGCAGCCGAGGCGAGGCTCCAGGtaagctggggggggggcgtggcCTTTTGGGGGCGTGGCCTATCGGGTGTGACCATTTGGGGGCGTGGTCTAAGGGGGCGTGGCCTTTGTGGGCGTGGCCTCGGGTTGACCccgccccctctcccccccccaggcgccccccagccccagacgcccccccccggctgccccctGGTCTTCCTCGCCCTCGTCTgcctcctcctcgccctcctcctcctcgccggcGTCTTCGCGGTaagggggggccggggggggccttgggggggggagggcacaGGGGGggctttttgggggggaggtCCTTGGGGGGgtcatttgggggggggggggacctgggggggggtCTCTTGGAGGGGgtctttttgggggggggtctttttggggggggttcTTGGGGGGGTCTTTTTGGGGGGGACACATGAGGGGgtctttttgggggggggggggtccttgGGGGGGTCTTTTGGGGGGGGTCCTTGGGGGGGGTCCTTTTTGGGGTAGGTCCATGACGGGGGTCTTTTTGGGGGGGAtctttttggggggaggggtcCTTGGGGGGGTCTTTTTTGGGAGGGGTCCTTGGGGGGTTCTTTTTGGGGGGGTCCTGGatgatttggggggggggcaaggggggATCCTGGACCCTTTTTGGGGGGGACAAGGGGGTTCAGGGaacattttgggggggggcaagggggggTCCCAGAcccttttgggggggggtggggacaAGGGGGATCCTGGAccttttttggggtgggggacacgggggggtCCTGGGCACTTTGGGGGaaggggacacggggggggtCCAAGCCCCCTGAGGGTCCCCGAGGCGGGGGGGTCACCcagccccccgtgcccccccccccccccccccccccccaggccgtGCATTACGTCAAGGTGTTCGTCATCAGCTCCGCCGCCTTCCCCGTCCCCGCGGCCGAATCCTTCCCCTGAGGGACCCCCTGGTGACacagggggggggggggcagggggacacaGGGGACAAGGGAcgacccccccctcccccgtgACCCCCCCCAAATAAACCAGCTCGGCACCGTGCCCGCCTGCGTCCCTTGGTGGCCCCTcagggggggggggacggggacgtcACGGCTGGTGGCCACCGGCCTGCCCGGgcttgtccccccccccccccggggatggggacacggggacaaaGCCCCATTGTTGTCCCCAGGGTGGCACCACGGGGTGGCCATGGGGACGGGGAACcggggggggcactggggagggggcactggggacactgggggcactgggggacACCAAGGAGGTCGGGGAGGGGTttggggacactgggggacATCGAAGAGtttggggacattggggacacCAAAGAGCttggggacaggggagggtttggggacactggggagcttggggacactggggacagtGGAGGATTGGGGACACCAAAGAGCTTGGGGACATTGGGGATGGTTTGGGGACACCAAGGAGCTTGGGGACACAGGGGACactgggggacactggggagggtttggggacactgggggacATCAAGGAGCtgggggacattggggacactgggggacTGGGGACACCAGGGAGCCTGGGGACACCAGGGAgcctggggacactggggaggTTTTGGGGACATCAAGGAGcttggggacattggggacacCTGGGACACCAAGGAGGTTGGGGACACTGGGGAGGGTTTGGGGACACTGGGCGACACCAAGGAGcttggggacattggggacacTGAAGGATTGGGGACACCAAGGACCTTGGGGACACTGGGGTAGGTTTGGGGACCTTGGGGTCACTGGAAGGGGACAGCAAGGACCGGGGCCACCGGGAGGTGTTGGGGTCCTTGGGGACAGGGGGGAGTTCAGGGGacaatggggggggggggggggttggggacaTTGGAGGTGgttggggacactggggggggggttggggacattggggacgCTGGGACGGGGACGTGGCGGCCGGGCCATTGTCACCGGACCTGGCAAAGGTCCCCCCCTTTGTCCCCACCCCAGGCACggccgtgtcccctcccaggGGACGTCCCCGTCCCCTGCCTATAAACGGGGgcgccggggcggggggggggggggcaggtggCACCATGGGGGTGACGGGGACACTCGTGGTGGCCTTGGggacgctgctgctgctcgggggtgaggggacgggggggacatgggggacatTTGGGGACTTGGGGGGACATGGGGAACgttgggggacatggggggacattggggacatGAGGGGACACGAGGGAACATGGGGGGGATAtaggggacatggggggacatgggggggcatgggggggaTATAGGGGACAGTTGGGGACGTGGGGGCACATTGGGGACATGGGGTGACATTGGGGACATAGGGGGACATGGGGGGTACattggggacatggggggatatggggggacattgggggacatggggggacattggggacacggggggacaTGGGAAAcatgggggacatgggggggatataggggacatggggggacactgggggacACGAAGGGACATGGGGGGATATAGGGGACagttggggacatggggggacattggggacactgggggacatggggggacacgaggggatgggggggacattggggacatggggggggaTACAGGAGACAtggggggacattggggacacgggggtcgtggggggacatggggggacattggggacacggggatgtGGCACggaggggctgtggggacacAAAGGGActtgtccccgtgcccccccccccccccccccccccccccccccccgtgccaccTCCCTACAGCCTCAGCCGAGCGCGGCCCCGccggtgtccccgtccccgtccccaagcagccctggggacaggcgCTGGCCTCGCTGCTCCGCTTGCTGCACCTGCTGCCACCCGGCTCCTCGGGGACAACGATGTCCCCAAGGCCACCCGCCGGCTCGGGGACATCGGGGCCACCCCCCAGCTCGGGGACAATGCCCCAGGGACCGGGGGCGGGTCCCCAAGGACCAGGATCGGGTCCCCAAGGATTGGGGACAGGTCACCAAGGACCAGGGATGGGTCCCCAAGGGTTGGGGACGGGTCCCCAAGGTCCAGGGATGGGTCCCCAAGGATTGGGGACACATCCCCAAGGACCAGGGATGGGTCCCCAAGGATTGGGGATGGGTCCCCAAGGTCCAGGGATGGGTCCCCAAGGATTGGGGACACGTCCCCAAGGACCAGGGATGTGGCCCCAAGGACTGGGGATGTGGCCCCAAAGACCGGGGACGCGTCCCCAAGGACCCGAAGGACTGGGGACAGGTCCCCAAGGACCGGGGATGTGGCCCCAAGGGTTGGGGACACGTCCCCAAGGGCCAGGGATGGGTCCCCAAGGACCAGGGACACGTCCCCAAGGATTGGGGTTGTGGCCCCAAGGACCGGGGATGTGGCCCCAAAGACCGGGGACGCGTCCCCAAGGACTGGGGACAGGTCCCCAAGGACCAGGGATGGGTCCCCAAGGGTTGGGGACGTGGCCCCACGGACCGAGGATGTGGCCCCAAAGACCAGGGACGCGTCCCCAAGGACCTGGGATGTGGCCCCAAGGGTTGGGGACGCGTCCCCAAGGACCTGAAGGACCAGGGTCACGTCCCCAAGGACCAGGGTCACATCCCCAAGGTTTGGGGTCACGTCCCCAAGGACCGGGGACACGTCCCCAAGGACCTGAAGGACCTGAGACAGGTCCCCAGGGACCGGGGATGTGGCCCCAAAGACCGGGGACGGGTCCCCAAGGACCTGGGATGTGGCCCCAAGGGTTGGGGACGCGTCCCCAAGGACCTGAAGGACCAGGGTCACGTCCCCAAGGACCTGAAGGACCAGGGTCACGTCCCCAAAGACCAGGGTCACATCCCCAAGGTTTGGGGTCACGTCCCCAAGGACCGGGGACACGTCCCCAAGGACCTGAAGGACCTGAGACAGGTCCCCAGGGACCGGGGATGTGGCCCCAAAGACCGGGGACGGGTCCCCAAGGACGTCCCCAAGGACTGGGGACATTTCCCCGAAAGCTGGGGACGTGGTCCCGAGGATCGGGGACACGTCCCCAAAGACTGGGGTCACGTCCCCGGTGCCGGGGGTGTCCGAAGAGCGCGGGGAGGAGCTGGAGCGAGGAGGACCTTGGGGACATCGGGGACAGCGGCAGCCGCGGtatggggacagcggggactTGGGGGGACACCCAGGGACACGGCCCCATCCCCGTCCCTCACCGTGTCCCCTCTGCAGGTTGGGGACATTCGGAGGAGCTGCTGGACCTGTCATAGGGGCGGAACCCGtggtgtccccgtgtccccatcccaaTGTCCCCGTCCCCAACCCGTCCCcttgtccccgtccccgtgtccccatccctgtccccgtgtccccatccccgtgtccccatcccaatgtccctgtccccatcccacccccgtgtccccatccctgtccccatgtccccatccccgtgtccccgtccTGTCCCCGCGTCCCCACTAAAGGAGGAAGCAGTGTCACGCCTGGTCCCTTTGTCCCGTCCCCGTTGTCATGAGCGCCAGGTCCCGGCCACCCCGACCCCAAGAGAGCACCAGGAGCGGGACCGGGGGAAAACCTTTAATTggggagggggacggggacggggacagggacacgggTTCTTCTTGGGGTCGTTTATAGGACCAGAGCAGTGGTGGTTCTTCTTAGGGTCATCTGTAGGACCAAGGCAGTCGTGGCTCTTCATGGGGACATTTGTAGGACCAGGGTGGTCGTGGCTTTTCATGGGGACATTTATAGGaccgtggtggtggtggtggctctTCTTAGGGACATTTATAGGACCAGGGAGGTCGTGGCTCTTCTTAGGGACATTTATGGGACCAGGGAGGTCGTGGCTCTTCTTGGGGTCATTTGTGGGACCAGGGAGGTCGTGGCTCTTCTTAGGGACATTTATAGGACCAGGGAGGTCGTGGCTCTTCTTGGGGTCATTTGTGGGACCAGGGAGGTCGTGGCTCTTCTTAGGGACATTTATAGGACTGGGGCGGTGGTGGCTCTTCTTAGGGACATCCGGGTGGTGGTGGCTCTTCACGGGGACGTTTATAGGACCAGGGAGGTCGTGGCTCTTCTTAGGGACATTCATGGCATCAGGGAGGTCGTGGCTCTTCATGGGGCCGTTTATAGGACCAGGGCTCCATGGGGTAGCTCAGGGGCGGCCCCCCCGCGTCTCCTCGCGCCTCGGGGGGGGCTTGGCCTTGTCCCCGCTGTTGTCCCCGCTGTTGTCCCCGCTGTTGCCCCCGCTGTCGTCCCCGCTGTCGTCCCCGTTGTCCTCCCACTTGGGCAGGGGGGGCCAAGGGGCCACGGGGATGCCGGGTTcctcggggccgggggggctccggggctcGGGGGGGTCTTCGGAGGGGGGGGGAtgcggctggggggggggcgtgggtCGGCGCTCGGacatgctggggggggggggcaaaaggGGGGGTCAGGGGTGCCAGGGGTGACCCAAGCCTATTAGGACCCCCAGTGTcacccagtgcctcccagttccacccagtgccccccagctccctccagtGTCCCCCAGTTTCACCCAGTGCCCCCCTAAttccccccagtgccccccagttccccccagtgccccccagccATAGTGACCCAGACCCATGGAGTCCCCCAGTTCTCCCCAGTTCCCCCCCAGTGTCACCCAGTGACCCCCAGTTCCCCTCATTttcccccagtgcccccccagTTTcacccagtgccccccagtgcCCCCTAGGTTTCACCCAGTGACCCCCAATTCCCTCAAGTGTCCCCCCAGTTCCACCCAGTGCCCCCCCCAATTCCCCCCAGTGCCCTCCCAGttcctcccagtgctcccagttccACCAAGTGCCCCCCCAATTCCCCCCAATGCCCCCCAGtgccctcccagtgcccccccagTTCCCCCCACTGCCCCCCAGTGTcacccagtgccccccagtTCCACCCAGTGCCCTCCCAGttccccccagtgccccccccctccagcccagcagccatACCTTgggtcagcagcagccccagtgcagcactgggagcactgggagcagcactgggagcactgggctCTTATAGGTGCCCCCGGGGCTgggtggggtttggggggggggtggtgggggccGGGGCCACCCCCACCCTTGggtccccccccacacacacttttcCCCCTGGGTGCgggggcaggatccggccccgcCGGCTCAGCCGGTCCTGGGGACGCGGCGGCTGGTGAGTCAGGGCCCCTGTACGTCCTGCCCCTATACGTCCTGCCCCTATACGTCCTGCCCCTATACACCCTGCCCCTATACACCCTGCCCCTATACGTCCTGCCCCTATATACCCTGCCCCTATATGTCCTGCCCCTATACGTCCTGCCCCTATATACCCTGCCCCTATACATCCTGCCCCTACATGTCCTGCCTCTATATGTCCTGCCCCTATATGCCCCTTCACTTATACCCCAGTCCCTATAGCCTCCCCTATAGCTTGGCCCCTATAGCCTGGTTCCTATACCCTCCCCTATAGCCTGGTCCCTATAGCCTCACCCCTAGAGCCTCCCCTATAGCTCAGCCTCTACAGCCTCCCCTATAGCCCAACACCTCTAGCCTCCCCTATAGCTTGGTCCCTCTAGCCTCCCCTATAGCCTGGACCCTAGAGCCTCCCCTATAGCCCAGCCCCTATATCCTCCCCTACAGCCCAGTCCCTATAGCCTCCCCTATAGCCCGGTCCCTCTAGCCTCCCCTCTAGCCTCCCCTATAGCTTGTCCCCTATATCTTGTCCCCATAGCCTTCCCTATAGCTCATCCCCTGTAGCCCCCCCCTATAGCCCAGCCCATATAGCTTGTCCCCTATATCCTCCCCTATAGTCCAGCCCCTATAGCCTCCCCTATAGCTCATCTGTTATAGCTCATCCCCTATAGCTTGTCCCCTATAGCCTCCCCTATAGCCCGGTCCCTCTAGCCTCCCCTATAGCCCAGCCCCTATATCCTCTCCTATATCTTGTCCCCTATAGCTCATCCCCTATAGCCTCCCCTATAGCTCATCCCCCTATTGCCTGGCCCCTTTAGCCTCCCCCATAGCTCATCCCCTATAGCCTGGCCCCTATATCCTCCCCTATAACTCATCCCCTATAGATCGTCCCCTATAGCCCGGCCCCCCACAGGACCCCGTAGCCCCCACCCCGCAGCACTCGAGCAcccgcggcgggggggggggggtctgaaacattttattgaGCACCGGGCGCGCAGCCGGAGGTCcttggtgggggggggggggaggtcaCACACACTACCCCCCCCCTccttgtgtcccccccccccccccccaaaaaattgccccctccccgggccgggggggggctcaggcggggctgggggcgggggcCAGGAGGTCGCGGAGCTCGGGGACCAGCTCCAGGAGGGGTTCGGGGAAGGCCCCCCCGCGGCGCCGGGGGCTCTGTAGGGCCGCCGCCAGGCGCCCCAGGGCCTCCATCACGCGGCCttcggcctcctcctcctcctcttcatcatCCTCCTCGTCTTCCTCCAGCGGTGGCCCCGGGGTGGTGGCGGGGACGGTGACGGGGACGGTGACGGGGACGGAGGTGGGGACACTGGTGGGGGTGGTGGCCGGGACAGTGGTGGGGATGGTGGCGGGCAGGCTGCGGGcgctggtgcctggggacatggggacagcgatggggacggggaccccGTTGTCCCAATCcccttgtccccatccctgaCCCCTTTAGGGACCCCGGTGTCCCTGTCCCAGACCCCTTTGGGGACCCCGGGGTCCCCATCCCCTTGTCCCCGACCCCTTTAGGGACCCCGGTGGCCCAACCCCAGACCCTTTTGGGGACCCAGGTGTCCCCATCCCAGACCAGTTTGGGGACACAAGGTCCCAGGTCCCCCTGTCTCCACCCCAAGTCCCAGAGGGGACCCCAGTGTCCACATCCtcttgtccctgtccccaccccagACCAGTTTGGGGACCCggctgtccccatcccagttTAGGGACGGTCCCCAAGTCCCCCCGTCCCCACCCCAGACCAGTTTGGGGACCTGGCTCTCCCCATCCCAGTTTAGGGACGGGTCCCAGGtccccctctccccatcccagacCAGTTTGGGGACCCAGACTGGGGAGGGGACTGGGAACCTACCGAGCCGGCCGGGCCCCAGCAGGGCGAGCAGACAGAGCAGGATGCCGAGGGGCCTgggagcacccatgggtgctgctggggagcacgGGGAGCACTGGgtgcactgggagcactggttTTAAGGGCGGCCGGGAGGTGCCCCCCCATGCCCCCGCCCCTGTTTTCGGCCCAGCCTGGGTGCGGCCGCCCACAGTAGGGTGGGGACCGGGGTGGCatggggatggagctggtcCCGGTCCCAAGGGCCCTCCTGGGGCCCTACTAGGTCCTATGGGGCTATACTGGTCCCTATAGTGCTCCTACTGGTCCCTGTGGGGCCATACTGGTCTCTGTAGGTCTCCTACTGGTGTCTATGGGGCTCCTACTGGCCCCTAAAGGGCCATATAGGTCTCTGTAGGGCTCCTGCTGGTCCCTATGGTGCTTCTACTGGTGCCTTTGGGGCTCCTACTGGCCCCTAAAGGGCCATACTGGTCTCTGTAGGGCTGCTACTGGTGCCTTTGGGGCTCCTACTGATCCCTATAGGGCTGTACTTGTCCCTATAGGACTCCTACTGGTCCCCATAGGGCCATACTGGTTCCTATAGGCCTCCTGCTGGTGCCTTTTGGGGCTCCTACTGGTCCCTATAGAGCTCATACTTGTCCCCCTGGGGCCATACTGGTCCCaagtgtccccatccctgtccctgtgggcatccccatcctgtccccaaTGTCCCATCCAAGtgtccccatcctgtccccaaAGTCCTcatccctgtccctgtgggTGTCCCCATCCAAGTGTCCCCAATATCCCATCCCGGTGTCCCCATTCCTGTCCTAGTTGGCatccccatcctgtccccagTGTCCCACCCCGGTGTCCCCATTCCTGCCCCAGTTGGCGTCCCCGTCCCATCCCCGATGTCCCACCCCGATGACCCCATTCCCGTCCCCGTGGGcgtccccgtcccgtccctggtgtccctgtccccaggcgTGGGTGCGGACCGGCCCCGCCAGCTCAGCCAGTGCCAGGACGCACGGGGACACGTGTGGGGACACGTTGGGGACACGTTGGGGACACGTGTGGCCGTGGGGACACGTGTGGGGACAAGGACGAGGCTGGTGCCGAGCTGCAAGGACTTTATTAGGGCGCGTGAATGGGACCGGGGGGGCTCCAGGTGCCCCCTACTCGTCACAGCCCCCGCAGCCGGACTGGGCTTGGTCAGATCCTGCCCCGGATCCCCCCCCAGATCCCCTCCCGGATCCCCCTTGGGATCCCCCTTGGGATCCCGAGCCATAGGTCCCGGTCGCCGTCCCCGAGCCGGATCCCGCGCTGGAGCCGTGAGTGGATCCCGATCCCGTGGTGGGGCCGCGGCGCACAGGGATGTAGCCACCGATCCGGGCTGGATCCCGCAGCCCCGGCACGAAGGGGATCCCGGGGTTCTTGTACAGGGGGCGCTGGGAGCCCCCCTGGGACCCCGACCCACCGTAGGAGCCCAATCCCCCATAAGATCCTGACCCCCCATAGGATCCTGATCCACCCTCGTAGGATCCTGGTCCTCCATAGGAGCCTGATCCACCCCCATAAGATCCCGATCCCCCATAAGATCCCGATCCACCCCCGTAGGACCCTGATCCACCCCCATAGGACCCCGATCCCCCATAAGATCCCGATCCACCCCCATAGGATCCCGGTCTCCCATAGGATCCCGGTCTCCCATAGGATCCTGGTCTCCCATGGGATCCCAATCCACCCCCATAAGATCCTGATCCGCCCCCATAGGACCCTGATCCACCCCCGTAGGACCCCGAATCCCCCCCATAGGATCCCGATCCCCCGTAGAAACCCGAATCATCCCCGTAGGACTCAGAGAGCCCGTAGGATCCTGAGCTGCCCCCATAGGATCCTGAGCTGCCCCCATAGGAACCCGATCCGCTGCCTCCTTGGGACCCGCTGCCCCCCTGAGATCCAGGTCTGCCCGATCCCGATCCGCTTCCCCCATGGGATCCAGGTCTGCCTGATCCCGATCCACTTCCCCCATGGGATCCAGGCCTGCCTGATCCTGATCCAAATCCCCCTTGGGATCCAGGTCTGCCTGATCCTGATCCTGATCCTGATCCTGATCCTGATCCTGATCCAGATCCCCCTTGGGATCCAGGTCTGCCCGATCCCGATCCGGATCCAAATCCCCCTTGGGATCCAGGTCTGCCCGATCCTGATCCGGAACCAAATCCCCCTTGGGATCCAGGTCTGCCTGATCCTGATCCTGATCCTGATCCTGATCCAAATCCCCCTTGGGATCCTGGTCTGCCTGATCCCGATCCGGAACCAAATCCCCCTTGGGATCCTGGTCTGCCCGATCCCGATCCGGATCCAAATCCCCCTTGGGATCCCGGTCTGCCCGATCCTGAGCTGCTTCCATAGGCTCCTGAACTGGATCCCCCGTAGGATCCCAGTCCCCCATAGGATCCCGATCCACTTCCCCCTTGCGGGCCGTAGCTCCCCGATCCGAATCCACTCCCGTAGGGCACCAGTCCGTAGGATCCCGGCGGCCCACCGGATCCCGGCGAGACAAATGATCCCGAGCCATCCCCGGGGGATCCCGGCCTGCTGCCGTAGGATCCCGGCTTGCCTCCGCTCGATCCCGGGGACACGTAGGATCCCGATCCGCTCCCTCGTCCTGGGAATGCTCCCGATCCCCCGGAGGATCCCGATCCCCCATAGGATCCCGAGCTGCCCCCATAGGATCCCGACTTGATCCCATAGGATCCCGATCCTCCAGAGGATCCCGGGCCACCCCCATAAGATCCCGAGTCACTGTAGGATCCCCCGGGGGATCCGGCCCCGTCTctgggcagctgggggctgaggaATCCCGCGGGATCCTTGCAGGGATCCACTCCGGCCATCAGCGGGGCCAAGCGGGATCCCGATTCGCAGTCGTCGGCAGCGCCTGGATCTGGGGGGGGGGATCATAGGGGGGTCATCCCAGTCCTTCCCAGTTCATCCCAGTTCATCCCAGTTCATCTCAGTCCTTCCCAGTCCATCCCAGTTCATCCCAATCCTTTCCAGTCTATCCCAGTCCTTCCCAGTTCACCCCAGTCCATCCCAGCCCTTCCCAGTCCCCATCCCAGTCCGTTCCCACccatctctttttctcccagttcccaccccagtccctcccagttTGTCCaatccccagcccagcccctcccAGTTCCCTTTCCAGTCCCTCCCAGTTCTCATCCCGGTCCCTCCCAGTTCCCATCCTGGTCCCTCCCAGTTCCCATCCCGGTCCCTCCCAGTTCCCAGCCCAGTCCCTCCCCATCCATCCAGGCTTTACTTCCAGTCCCTCACAGTCTCCATCCCAGTTCTTCCCAGTCGCTCCCACT includes:
- the LOC121062848 gene encoding homeobox protein unplugged-like, producing MGAPRPLGILLCLLALLGPGRLGTSARSLPATIPTTVPATTPTSVPTSVPVTVPVTVPATTPGPPLEEDEEDDEEEEEEAEGRVMEALGRLAAALQSPRRRGGAFPEPLLELVPELRDLLAPAPSPA